In Actinobacillus equuli, the genomic stretch GTGATGCGCCGATTTCGGTACAATCGATGACAAATACCCGTACAACTGACGTCGAAGCAACGGTTGCACAGATTAAATCACTTGAGCGTGTCGGGGCGGATATCGTACGTGTTTCCGTGCCGACAATGGATGCGGCAGAGGCATTTAAAGTGATTAAACAACAAGTGAATGTACCGCTCGTGGCGGATATTCATTTCGATTATCGTATCGCTTTAAAAGTGGCGGAATACGGTGTTGATTGTTTGCGTATCAATCCGGGTAATATTGGTAATGAAGATCGTATTCGTGCAGTGGTAGATTGTGCGAAAGATAAAAATATTCCGATTCGAATCGGCGTAAATGCCGGTTCACTTGAACGTGATTTACAAGAGAAATACGGTGAGCCGACTCCGCAAGCGTTATTAGAATCGGCATTACGTCACGTAGATATTTTAGACCGCTTTAACTTTGATAATTTTAAAGTGAGTGTAAAAGCATCCGATGTATTTTTAGCGGTTGAATCTTACCGCCTTTTAGCAAAACAAATCGTACAGCCGTTGCATTTAGGTATTACCGAAGCGGGTGGCGCGCGTGCCGGCTCGGTTAAATCGGCAATTGGTTTAGGTTTATTACTTTCGGAAGGTATCGGTGATACATTACGTGTGTCTCTTGCCGCTGATCCGGTTGAAGAAGTCAAAGTCGGTTTCGATATTTTAAAATCGTTACGTATTCGTTCTCGCGGTATTAACTTTATCGCTTGCCCTACTTGCTCACGCCAAGAAATTGATGTGATTGCAACAGTGAATGCGTTAGAACAACGTTTAGAAGATATCTTAACTCCAATGGATGTTTCTATTATCGGTTGTGTGGTAAACGGCCCGGGTGAAGCGCTTGTATCGGATCTCGGTGTCACCGGTTCCAATAAAATGAGCGGTTTCTATCTTGATGGCGTGCGCCAAAAAGAGCGTTTCGATAATGAGAAATTAATCGATCAACTAGAAGCTAAAATTCGTGCTCGTGTTGCAGAGCAACACAATCGAATTCAAATCGAACAAATTTAATTTTAGTAACCACGGGTTACACAGGTTTTACGGATATTGTGCAAAACAAGCGGTCAATTTTCTTCAAAAATTTACCAGCCGTACTATTTTGTGTTGTCCGTGGTTTTAGCGTAATAAAAGGAAAATAAAGTGGCTAAAAATATTCAAGCAATTCGTGGGATGAACGATTGCTCCCCAACAGAATCACCATTATGGCAGTGGATTGAAAATAAAGTACGTAATGTATTAGCCGGTTATGGCTATTCTGAAGTGCGTATGCCGATTGTAGAAAGTACGCCGCTTTTCGCACGTGCGATTGGCGAAGTAACGGATGTGGTTTCAAAAGAAATGTACACATTCTGGGATAATGACGAACAATTAACTCTTCGTCCGGAAGGTACTGCCGGTTGTGTACGTGCAGCGATTGAACGTGGCTGGATCTATAATAATGAACAACGCTTATGGTATATGGGACCAATGTTCCGTCACGAGCGTCCGCAAAAAGGTCGTTATCGTCAATTCCACCAAGCCGGTGTAGAAATTTTTGGTATTCCAAATCCGGAAATTGATGCGGAACTCATTATTTTAACTGCGCGTTTATGGAAAGAATTGGGTATCGATCAACACGTTTCTTTACAACTAAACTCAATTGGTTCGCTTGAAGCACGCGCGAATTATCGTTCGGCATTGGTAAAATTCTTGGAAAATCATACCGCTTTAATGAGTGATGAAGAAAAAGAGCGTTTAGTTAAAAATCCGTTACGTATTCTTGATACCAAAAACCAAGCGTTACAAGAAGTACTGAATGACGCACCGAAATTATTAGATTACCTGGATGATGACAGTCGTGAACATTTTGCGCAGCTTTGTAGTCTATTAGACGCAATGGGTATTGCTTATGAAGTTAATCCAAAACTGGTACGTGGTTTAGATTACTACAATAAAACCGTGTTTGAGTGGGTAACTTCAGCATTAGGTTCTCAAGGCACGGTATGTGGCGGTGGTCGTTATGACGGCTTGGTTGAACAGCTTGGCGGCCACGCAACGCAAGGTGTTGGTTTTGCAATGGGCTTAGAGCGTTTAGTTCTACTTGTTCAAGAAGTGAATAAAGAGATCAGCTTACCGAAAGCAGTTGATGTGTATGTAGTTTATTCAGGCGAAGGCGCAACTTTAAATGCTTTCCAAATTGCAGAACAAATTCGTACGGAATTACCGCAATTACGCGTGATGACACATTGCTCCGGCGGTAATTTCAAAAAGCAATTCAAGCGTGCAGATAAAGTAGAAGCACAAATCGCATTAGTTATCGGTGAAAGCGAAGTCGCTGAGCAAAAAGTGGTTGTAAAAGATCTACAAAGCGGTGCGGAACAAATTACTATTGCACAAGCAGATCTTATTTCAGAACTTACTAAACGTTTTTAAGTTATTCCCCCGTTTGGGGTAAATGGAGAAATCATTATTATGAGCGATTATTTAAATAAAACGGAAGAGCAGCAGTTTGAAGAGGCAAAAGGCTGGTTTAAAGAAAATGGTACACCGATTTTGGTTGCGATCATTATTGCCTGTGCTGCAACTTTCGGTTGGAATTTTTGGAAAAATCACCAAATTGAAACGGCACAACAAACTTCTGCAACTTACCAAAATATTATGGAAAGTTATTTGCAAGATCCGAGCAAAAATGCACCGCTTGTAGAAAAGTTTATCGCGGATCATAAAGATTCAAGTTATGCCGTTTTCGCACAGTTAGAAGAAGCAAAACAAGCCGTTGATAAAGCGGATTTTGCTCGTGCGAAAAGTGTATTAGAGAACGCATTGGCGATAACAAGTGATTCAACATTACAAACAGTAATTCGTTTCCGTTTAGCTGCGGTGGATTACCAGCTAAAACATTACGATCAGGCGTTAGCAATGCTCGCTCAGATCCAAGATCAAGTGTGGGAACAACGTAAGCTTGTGTTAAGCGGTGATATTCTTGTTGCTAAAGGCGATAAAGATGCTGCAAAGAGCGCTTATGAAAAAGCAAAAGAGATTGCACCGGCACAAGATAAAGTGTTAATTGATGTGCGTTTAAATAATCTGTAATCGAAATAGGACTGTTGTCTAGACAGTCCTATTTTTTTATCTGATGCATGAGAATGTAATTTATATTTTACATTCTATGCTAATTTGACTTACACTTTCCTCAGTATCATTACATTGGAGGTCATATGAATACACAAAACGTTTCAAATTTTATTAAGCAAGAACTTTCCGGTTGGAAACCTTTTGAAGTTATTTGGCTTGTAGCCTTTATTGCCGCACAAGTTTGGGCTTATGTACAAGCGCCGGATTCTATTTTGGCAATGATTTCGGGGATTGCCGGTATCATCTGTGTCGTGTTGGTGAGTAAAGGTAAAGTGAGTAACTATTTATTCGGATTGATTTTCGCTTACACCTACTTTTATGTGGCGTGGGGCAATAATTTTATCGGTGAAATGAATAGCGTACTTTATGTTTATTTACCGGCACAATTTATCGGTTACTTCGTTTGGCAAGCGAATATGCAAAAAGACAGCCAAGGCGGTGGTGCGGTGATTGCTAAATCGTTAACTGTCAAAGGTTGGATCGTATTATTAGCAACGATTAGTATCGGTACTTTACTTTTTATTCAAGCACTTAAAGCAGCGGGCGGTAGTTCAACCGGCTTAGATGGAGTGACAACTATCACCACGGTGGCGGCACAATTACTGATGATTTTACGTTATCGTGAACAATGGTTATTGTGGATTGTACTTAATGTGTTATCAATCGCTTTATGGGCGGAAACACCGGCGATGTATTTAATGTATGGTGCATATCTGCTTAACTCGCTTTACGGTTTCTATAATTGGACGCAATTAGAGAAAAATGCTCATCGCTAATATTCTTAGCTAGCTAATAACAAGCGGTCTAATTTGCAAAATATTTTACAAATTAGACCGCTTGATTTTTTGCTATGAGTCTAAAAGCAAATTATGCTTTTTCTCTTGCTACGGCACGGTAGCCAATATCACGGCGATAGAAACGACCTTGCCATTGAATTTGTTCGGCAAGTTTTAAGGCTTGCTGCTGCGCATCAAATACAGAATGACCTAATGCGGTTGCACATAAAACACGACCACCGTTTGTCACTAATTTACCGTCTTTTTGCTCAACACCGGCAAGGAAGACTTTCTGTGATTTTTGTGCTTGGGTTGGAATACCGCTGATTTCATCACCTTTACGATAATCGCCCGGATAGCCTTCAGCAGCTAACACGATACCTAATGCCGCTTGTTCACACCATTTCGATTTAATCGTATCAAGTTTCTCATCGCAAGCGGCTAAACAAAGTTGCACAAGATCCGATTCTAAACGCATCATAATCGGTTGTGTTTCCGGATCACCAAAGCGGCAATTGAATTCGATCACTTTAGGTTGTCCGTTCGGCATAATCATTAAACCTGCATAGAGGAAACCGGTATATGGATTACCTTCTGCCGCCATACCTCTTACTGTTGGGTAAATGACTTCTTGCATAACACGATTATGAATTTCTTGTGTGACAACCGGTGCCGGTGAATAAGCGCCCATACCACCGGTATTTAAACCTTTATCACCTTCGCCAACACGTTTGTGATCTTGACTGGTTGCCATCGGCTCAACGTTTTTACCGTCTACCATCACGATAAAGCTTGCTTCTTCACCGTCTAAAAATTCTTCGATAACCACACGGCTACCGGCGTCACCGAATGCATTGCCTGACAGCATATCTTTTACCGCTTCTTCCGCTTCTTCGAGCGTCATTGCAACAATTACGCCTTTACCGGCAGCTAAACCGTCCGCTTTAATTACAATCGGCGCACCTTTTTGTTTTAAATAAGCTAGTGCCGGCTCAACTTCTGTGAAGTTCTGATATTCAGCAGTTGGAATTTGATGACGGGCTAAGAAATCTTTAGTAAATGCTTTTGAACCTTCTAATTGTGCGGCAGCTTGGGTAGGTCCAAAGATTTTTAAGTTGTTCGCACGGAATGCATCAACTACACCGATAACGAGCGGTGCTTCCGGTCCAACAATCGTTAAGCCAATTTGGTTTTCTTTCGCAAAAGCCACTAATGCAGGAACATCGGTTGCGGCGATTGCCACATTTTCGATACCTTCTTCCAGTGCGGTACCGGCATTCCCCGGTGCGACAAAAACTTTTTTGACTAAAAGCGATTGACGAACTTTCCAAGTTAAAGCGTGTTCACGACCACCGTTACCAATAATTAATACATTCATTTGGATTCCTTATAAATTAACAAAAGCAAACGTTTGCGCAATTGTACTAGAAGATCACAAAATACTGAACTATTATTCGTATTTTTATCTGATAAAACCTATTTTCATATTTAAGTGATAAATCACATTATTAAATTATGCTTAAAAGACAGCATTAACAATAAATTTTGCTTGCAAAACCAACAAGTTTACGTATAATTCCGCCGTTCAGTCACATTTGTTTTTTAATCCTTGCTTCCACAAGTTGGTGACTGGCTAAAGTTGGAGGCTGCTAACCCGTAAGGATAGTCAATGCGTCACTACGAAATCGTTTTTATGGTTCACCCGGACCAAAGCGAACAAGTACCAGCAATGATTGAGCGTTACACAGCATCTGTAAAAGAAGCTGGCGGTCAAGTTCATCGCTTAGAAGATTGGGGTCGTCGTCAATTAGCATACCCAATCAACAAACTTCACAAAGCACACTACGTGTTAATGAATGTAGAAGCACCTCAAAGTGTAATCGACGAGTTAGAAACTAACTTCCGTTATAACGATGCAGTTCTTCGTAACTTAATCGTTCACACTAAAGCGGCAGTAACTGAAGCTTCACCAATGGTGAAAGCGAAAGAAAGCAAAGTTGCTGAAGCGGTAGCTGAAGTTGAATCAGAGGAAGCTGGCGAGTAATTCGCCAATTGATAATTGCTTAATTTTGAGCGGTTCGGTCGCTTCAATGGTTAAGCAAAGCCAAAACCCGTTAGGGGTTCCGAATTATCGTTTTTGGCTTGAACATCGTTCAATCCAGACTGAAGTAAATTTAGAACGTCAAGCGTGGTGTAAAATCCAAGTGGTTTTAAATGGCAGTCAATTTAGTTTAATAACCCAACAAATAAAGCTCGGCGATAAAATTAGAGTTCACGGATTTATCCATACTCACAAAGACTATAACGGTTTAAGCCAATTAGTCGTTCACGCCGAACATATTGAATTTATAGATCAGGAGAAGCCAAATGGCACGTTATTTCCGTCGTCGTAAGTTCTGCCGTTTCACAGCGGAAAATGTTGTTGAGATCGATTACAAAGATATCGCTACATTAAAGAACTACATTTCTGAAAGCGGCAAGATTGTTCCTAGCCGTATCACTGGTACTCGTGCGAAGTATCAACGTCAATTAGCTCGCGCAATCAAACGCGCTCGTTACTTAGCGTTACTTCCATACACTGACAACCATCAGTAATAGAGAGGTCGAGTACAATGCAAGTTATTTTATTAGATAAAGTTGCTCACTTAGGTTCTGTGGGCGACCAAGTAACTGTTAAATCAGGTTTTGCACGTAACTTCTTAATCCCACAAGGTAAAGCGGTTATGGCAACAGCAGCAAACATCGCTCACTTCGAAGCACGTCGTGCTGAATTAGAAGCAAAAGCGGCAGCGGCATTAGCAGCAGCACAAGCTCGTGCAGCTAAAATTGCTGAAATCGCAGCAGTATCAGTATCTGCAACAGCAGGTGATGATGGTCGTTTATTCGGTTCTATCTCTGCAAAAGATATCGCTGATGCATTAACAGCAGCAGGCGTTGAAGTAGCTAAATCAGAAGTTCGTTTAGGTGAAGGTCCACTTCGCACAACTGGTGAACACGAAGTTAAAGTTCACTTACACGCTGAAGTGAATGCAACTGTAACTGTTAACGTAGTTGCTGAATAATCTTTTGATTATCGAGAAACCCAGCTTAGGCTGGGTTTTTTTGTTTTTGATAACTATTGAAATTCAATGGCTATTAAAATGCCCACCTTTTAAAGGTGGGCACTGTGATTAATTTATTAAGCTGATTTTTTCTTTAAAATAGCATAAAGCTCATCTTTTATATGTAATTTCTCTTTTTTGAGTAATTCTACTTCATCATTGGTTGCAAGCTCTATATTTGACTCCATGTTTTTAATACGTTGGTCTAGCTCATTATGTCTCTCAAATAAGCGAGTAAAATGAGCGTCGCTATTTTTTAATTTGGTGATTAGCTCACGAAATTCTGGGAACATATACAACTCCTATAATGTCTTAGTTGAACCTTAGGTTTAACTTGATACTACTCTTTTTTAGCTAAGTTGGGATAACTTTATTTTAAATCTTTGAAGTCGATCACAAAATTTTCGTGAAACAGAGATTGATGAATTTACTCTATATTTGGCTCAGGTATAATACAGCCTCTTTTGTTTAGTGGGGACAATAATAATGCGCTACAAAGCTCTCTTATCTTTTTTCTTCGCAGTATTGAGCAGCACTGCGGTTGCTAAGTGGGAAAAAATCAATGATGTGGATTACACTTGGGGACCGTTCAAAATTTATAATATTTCCCTATTTACAGAAACGGGCGAATATAAAAATACAGAGCGTCCGGTCATGTTGACATTGAAATACAGTAAGCCGGTTGATGGGCGAGATTTTGCGATTTCAGTGGCGAAATCATGGGCTAATTTGGGTATTACGCTTCCTGAACAAGATGAAGTGATCGATCGTCTTCGTAAAATCTTACCGGATTTAAAACCGGATGATGCATTAAGCTATATTGCGTTAGCTGATCGAGGTTATTTTGTATTAAATGATCAGGTGATTGAGCAGGATTTTAACGCAGAATTTAATGATGCAATGCTGGCTATTTGGTTAGATCCGAAAGTTGAGTTCAGCTATAAGCTAATCGCTAAGAAAGTAGAAGGTGCAGAGCAAGAAGTACACCAGTCAGCAGAATATCGTCAAAGTTTAGAAGAAATTTCAATTGAACCGAAACAACAGAAATTATCAACCAAAGCTGAATTAACAGATCAGCCGGCATCAACCGAGCAAGCGGTGGATTCTGAGTCACAATCGACAAAATTGGAGTCACCGAAATCGACTAAAAAAGTAGATATTGCAAAAGTTGCAGAAGTTAAACCGGCAAATAGTGAAGTTGAAAAAACACAAAATAAAACAGCGGTAGCAGTTCCCGAAACAGTTGTAGAACCGATTCAAGAAAAAACTGAAACACCAGCAACGCCAGAAGCAGAACCTCAGCCGGTCGAGCAGAAGACAGAACCAACGAAGGAAGAATTAGAAAATCCGGAGAAGGAAGTCTTACCGGAATCTGATCCTACTCCTGTTTTCCAACTACCTGTATCCTAATGAAATTAACGATTAAAGATATTGCCGCACGTTGTAATGTCGGTAAATCCACTGTGTCTCGAGTGCTGAATAATGACCCTAAGGTGAGTGTTCAGACTCGAGAACGAGTGCAAGCAGTCATTGATGAATTAGGATTCCAGCCCAATCAAAGCGCCAGAGCAATGCGAGGAGCATCGTCTCCCGTTGTTGGTATTATTGTTACACGCCTTAACTCCACTGCTGAATCTCAAACTTTAAGCACGATTTTACAGCAGCTATACGCTAAAAATATTACTCCTCTGATTGTTGAGAGCCAATTTCAACCTGAATTAGTAACTCGCCATTTTGAATTATTCCGTCAACGTCAGGTGGATGGTGTTATTCTATTTGGTTTTTCACAACTTTCACTTGAAATTGTTCAGCAATGGCGAGGTTCACTGGTGACAGTTGCACGAGCTTATCCTAATATTCCGGCGGTATATTATGATGATGAGAATGCGATTAGTGCATTAATGACGAAATTGTATCAGCAGGGGCATCGCAACATTGCCTATTTAGGCGTAAATGATCAAGATGAAACAACCGGTCATGATCGCAATCGTAGTTATTTGGCTTTCTGTGATTCTCATCAGATTCCCGCTAATTTAGTGGAAGCGGAATTGACGATTGAAAGCGGTTATTTGCAGATGCCGAAATTAATGCGTAAACCGGTATCAGCGATATTGTGCGCCAGCAGCTCGCTAGCGATTAGTGCATTAAAATATTTGCAAGAAAATCAGCAAAATTTACCGCTTGCTTGTATCGGGCAAAATGTATTATTGCAGTGTTTTGCAACCAACTTGCTTACGCTGGATTTTGGTTATCCCCAGGCGGGAAAATGGGCGGTGGAGT encodes the following:
- the ispG gene encoding flavodoxin-dependent (E)-4-hydroxy-3-methylbut-2-enyl-diphosphate synthase, with amino-acid sequence MSIHQSPIKRRESKKIWVGNVAVGGDAPISVQSMTNTRTTDVEATVAQIKSLERVGADIVRVSVPTMDAAEAFKVIKQQVNVPLVADIHFDYRIALKVAEYGVDCLRINPGNIGNEDRIRAVVDCAKDKNIPIRIGVNAGSLERDLQEKYGEPTPQALLESALRHVDILDRFNFDNFKVSVKASDVFLAVESYRLLAKQIVQPLHLGITEAGGARAGSVKSAIGLGLLLSEGIGDTLRVSLAADPVEEVKVGFDILKSLRIRSRGINFIACPTCSRQEIDVIATVNALEQRLEDILTPMDVSIIGCVVNGPGEALVSDLGVTGSNKMSGFYLDGVRQKERFDNEKLIDQLEAKIRARVAEQHNRIQIEQI
- the hisS gene encoding histidine--tRNA ligase, giving the protein MAKNIQAIRGMNDCSPTESPLWQWIENKVRNVLAGYGYSEVRMPIVESTPLFARAIGEVTDVVSKEMYTFWDNDEQLTLRPEGTAGCVRAAIERGWIYNNEQRLWYMGPMFRHERPQKGRYRQFHQAGVEIFGIPNPEIDAELIILTARLWKELGIDQHVSLQLNSIGSLEARANYRSALVKFLENHTALMSDEEKERLVKNPLRILDTKNQALQEVLNDAPKLLDYLDDDSREHFAQLCSLLDAMGIAYEVNPKLVRGLDYYNKTVFEWVTSALGSQGTVCGGGRYDGLVEQLGGHATQGVGFAMGLERLVLLVQEVNKEISLPKAVDVYVVYSGEGATLNAFQIAEQIRTELPQLRVMTHCSGGNFKKQFKRADKVEAQIALVIGESEVAEQKVVVKDLQSGAEQITIAQADLISELTKRF
- a CDS encoding YfgM family protein — translated: MMSDYLNKTEEQQFEEAKGWFKENGTPILVAIIIACAATFGWNFWKNHQIETAQQTSATYQNIMESYLQDPSKNAPLVEKFIADHKDSSYAVFAQLEEAKQAVDKADFARAKSVLENALAITSDSTLQTVIRFRLAAVDYQLKHYDQALAMLAQIQDQVWEQRKLVLSGDILVAKGDKDAAKSAYEKAKEIAPAQDKVLIDVRLNNL
- the pnuC gene encoding nicotinamide riboside transporter PnuC — its product is MNTQNVSNFIKQELSGWKPFEVIWLVAFIAAQVWAYVQAPDSILAMISGIAGIICVVLVSKGKVSNYLFGLIFAYTYFYVAWGNNFIGEMNSVLYVYLPAQFIGYFVWQANMQKDSQGGGAVIAKSLTVKGWIVLLATISIGTLLFIQALKAAGGSSTGLDGVTTITTVAAQLLMILRYREQWLLWIVLNVLSIALWAETPAMYLMYGAYLLNSLYGFYNWTQLEKNAHR
- the purD gene encoding phosphoribosylamine--glycine ligase: MNVLIIGNGGREHALTWKVRQSLLVKKVFVAPGNAGTALEEGIENVAIAATDVPALVAFAKENQIGLTIVGPEAPLVIGVVDAFRANNLKIFGPTQAAAQLEGSKAFTKDFLARHQIPTAEYQNFTEVEPALAYLKQKGAPIVIKADGLAAGKGVIVAMTLEEAEEAVKDMLSGNAFGDAGSRVVIEEFLDGEEASFIVMVDGKNVEPMATSQDHKRVGEGDKGLNTGGMGAYSPAPVVTQEIHNRVMQEVIYPTVRGMAAEGNPYTGFLYAGLMIMPNGQPKVIEFNCRFGDPETQPIMMRLESDLVQLCLAACDEKLDTIKSKWCEQAALGIVLAAEGYPGDYRKGDEISGIPTQAQKSQKVFLAGVEQKDGKLVTNGGRVLCATALGHSVFDAQQQALKLAEQIQWQGRFYRRDIGYRAVAREKA
- the rpsF gene encoding 30S ribosomal protein S6, with amino-acid sequence MRHYEIVFMVHPDQSEQVPAMIERYTASVKEAGGQVHRLEDWGRRQLAYPINKLHKAHYVLMNVEAPQSVIDELETNFRYNDAVLRNLIVHTKAAVTEASPMVKAKESKVAEAVAEVESEEAGE
- the priB gene encoding primosomal replication protein N, with translation MNQRKLASNSPIDNCLILSGSVASMVKQSQNPLGVPNYRFWLEHRSIQTEVNLERQAWCKIQVVLNGSQFSLITQQIKLGDKIRVHGFIHTHKDYNGLSQLVVHAEHIEFIDQEKPNGTLFPSS
- the rpsR gene encoding 30S ribosomal protein S18; the protein is MARYFRRRKFCRFTAENVVEIDYKDIATLKNYISESGKIVPSRITGTRAKYQRQLARAIKRARYLALLPYTDNHQ
- the rplI gene encoding 50S ribosomal protein L9; this encodes MQVILLDKVAHLGSVGDQVTVKSGFARNFLIPQGKAVMATAANIAHFEARRAELEAKAAAALAAAQARAAKIAEIAAVSVSATAGDDGRLFGSISAKDIADALTAAGVEVAKSEVRLGEGPLRTTGEHEVKVHLHAEVNATVTVNVVAE
- a CDS encoding YdcH family protein, producing the protein MFPEFRELITKLKNSDAHFTRLFERHNELDQRIKNMESNIELATNDEVELLKKEKLHIKDELYAILKKKSA
- a CDS encoding LacI family DNA-binding transcriptional regulator: MKLTIKDIAARCNVGKSTVSRVLNNDPKVSVQTRERVQAVIDELGFQPNQSARAMRGASSPVVGIIVTRLNSTAESQTLSTILQQLYAKNITPLIVESQFQPELVTRHFELFRQRQVDGVILFGFSQLSLEIVQQWRGSLVTVARAYPNIPAVYYDDENAISALMTKLYQQGHRNIAYLGVNDQDETTGHDRNRSYLAFCDSHQIPANLVEAELTIESGYLQMPKLMRKPVSAILCASSSLAISALKYLQENQQNLPLACIGQNVLLQCFATNLLTLDFGYPQAGKWAVELLLTQLGGKTTTEQRKVPVNLS